The following are from one region of the Cervus canadensis isolate Bull #8, Minnesota chromosome 21, ASM1932006v1, whole genome shotgun sequence genome:
- the LOC122423161 gene encoding LOW QUALITY PROTEIN: splicing factor 3B subunit 4-like (The sequence of the model RefSeq protein was modified relative to this genomic sequence to represent the inferred CDS: deleted 2 bases in 1 codon) produces the protein MDMGLSGRPELVELAGRTGELRAFPGDGGSAFAIAARPISERNQDATVYVSGLDENVSEPLLWELFLQAEPVVNTQRPKDRVTGQHQGYGFVEFLSEEDADYAIKIMNMIKLYGKPIRVNKASAHNKNLDVGANIFIGNLDPEIDAKLLYDTFSTFGVILQTPKIMRDPDTGNSKGYAFINFASFDASDAAIEAMNGQYLCNCPITVSYAFKKDSKGEHHGLATERLLAAQNPLSQADCPHQLFADALPPPSAPNPVLSSLGSGLPPPGMPHPGSFPPPVPPPGALSPGIPPAMPPPPMPPGAGGHGPPSAGTPGAGHRGHGHSYPHPFPPGGMPHPGMSQMQLAHHGPHGLGHPHAGPPGSGGQPPPRPPPGMPHPGSPPMGMPPRGPPFGSPMGHPGPMPPHGMRGPPPLMPPHGYTGPPRPPPYDYQRGPLLPPRPTPRPPVPPGGPLRGPLPQ, from the exons atggacatgggtttgagtggacgcCCGGAGTTGGTTGAGCTCGCCGGGAGGACTGGcgagctgcg TGCATTTCCTGGAGACGGCGGGAGCGCTTTCGCCATAGCGGCCAGGCCGATCTCCGAGCGAAACCAGGATGCCACTGTGTACGTGAGCGGCCTCGATGAGAATGTTAGCGAACCACTGCTGTGGGAATTATTTCTCCAGGCAGAGCCAGTAGTGAACACGCAGAGGCCAAAAGATAGAGTCACTGGTCAGCACCAAGGCTATGGCTTTGTGGAATTCTTGAGTGAGGAAGATGCTGACTATGCCATTAAGATCATGAACATGATCAAACTCTATGGGAAGCCAATACGGGTGAACAAGGCATCAGCTCACAACAAAAACCTGGATGTGGGGGCCAACATTTTTATTGGGAACCTGGACCCAGAGATTGATGCGAAGTTGCTTTATGATACTTTTAGCACCTTTGGGGTTATCTTACAAACCCCCAAGATTATGCGGGACCCTGACACAGGCAACTCCAAAGGTTATGCCTTTATTAATTTTGCTTCATTTGATGCTTCGGATGCAGCAATTGAGGCCATGAATGGGCAATACCTCTGTAACTGCCCAATCACTGTGTCCTACGCATTCAAGAAGGATTCCAAGGGTGAGCACCATGGCTTAGCCACTGAAAGACTTCTGGCAGCACAGAACCCACTTTCCCAGGCTGACTGCCCTCATCAGCTGTTTGCAGATGCACTCCCTCCACCATCTGCTCCCAATCCTGTGTTATCATCATTGGGATCTGGGCTTCCTCCACCAGGCATGCCTCATCCTGGCTCCTTCCCACCTCCAGTACCGCCTCCTGGAGCCCTTTCCCCTGGGATACCCCCAGCCATGCCACCACCACCTATGCCTCCTGGGGCTGGAGGACATGGCCCCCCATCAGCGGGAACCCCAGGGGCTGGACATCGTGGACACGGACACTCATATCCTCACCCATTCCCACCGGGTGGGATGCCCCATCCAGGTATGTCTCAGATGCAGCTGGCCCATCATGGCCCTCATGGCTTAGGGCACCCCCACGCTGGGCCCCCTGGCTCTGGGGGGCAGCCACCACCCCGACCACCACCTGGAATGCCTCATCCTGGATCTCCTCCAATGGGCATGCCCCCC CGAGGGCCTCCGTTTGGCTCTCCCATGGGTCACCCAGGTCCTATGCCTCCGCATGGTATGCGTGGACCTCCTCCACTGATGCCTCCTCATGGATACACTGGCCCTCCACGACCTCCACCCTACGACTACCAGCGGGGGCCCCTCCTTCCACCCAGACCCACTCCCCGACCTCCAGTTCCCCCTGGAGGCCCACTTCGAGGCCCTCTCCCTCAGTGA